In one window of Deltaproteobacteria bacterium DNA:
- a CDS encoding UDP-N-acetylmuramate--L-alanine ligase: MFRNCITRLHFVGIGGIGMSGIAEVLLNLGYDVRGSDTHLSPITERLAAMRARIYQGHHAQNINDAEVVVISSAVKADNPEVIEARQRGIPVIRRAEMLAELMRMKYGIAVAGTHGKTTTTSLIATILHAGEIDPTVVIGGRLKSLKSNARLGEGEYLVAEADESDGSFLRLMPTLCVVTNIDAEHLDHWTLGLPQIVDAFVDFVNKVPFYGTSVLCVDHPTVQNMLPRVEKRFITYGFSPQADYCAESVSQLEGAMVFTVKVHGKELGRVKLNMIGQHNVLNALAAIAIADEVGVPFDIAAQALASFAGVGRRFEIKGEAQDVLVVDDYGHHPAEIRATLRAARESYNRRLVVAFQPHRYTRTRDLGEEFATSFNDANVLLLADIYAASETPIVGVTSERLVENIKVHGHQDVHYVAGIENMAHQLAQIVQPGDLVITLGAGNIWQSGEELLRLLATESLQPQLKG; the protein is encoded by the coding sequence ATGTTTAGAAATTGTATCACTCGATTACATTTTGTTGGTATTGGCGGTATTGGTATGAGCGGCATTGCTGAGGTGTTGCTAAACCTTGGTTATGATGTTCGTGGATCAGACACTCATCTATCACCAATTACTGAACGTTTAGCCGCAATGCGTGCGCGTATTTATCAAGGACATCACGCTCAAAATATTAATGATGCTGAAGTTGTGGTGATCTCATCTGCAGTAAAAGCAGATAATCCTGAAGTTATTGAAGCTCGTCAACGTGGCATACCCGTTATTCGTCGCGCCGAGATGCTTGCCGAGTTGATGCGTATGAAGTATGGTATTGCGGTTGCTGGTACTCATGGCAAAACCACAACAACTTCGTTAATTGCAACTATTTTACATGCTGGAGAAATTGACCCAACCGTAGTTATTGGTGGTCGATTAAAATCACTAAAATCTAATGCTAGGTTAGGTGAAGGCGAATATCTTGTTGCTGAAGCTGATGAAAGTGATGGCTCGTTCTTACGCTTAATGCCGACACTGTGTGTAGTGACTAACATTGATGCCGAGCATCTCGATCATTGGACTTTGGGCTTACCACAAATTGTTGATGCCTTTGTAGATTTCGTTAACAAGGTACCATTCTATGGCACCTCGGTATTATGCGTTGATCATCCAACAGTACAAAATATGTTACCAAGGGTTGAAAAACGGTTTATTACCTACGGTTTTTCTCCACAAGCTGATTACTGTGCTGAGTCTGTTTCACAACTTGAAGGAGCAATGGTTTTTACAGTTAAGGTACATGGTAAAGAGTTGGGTCGTGTGAAACTCAACATGATTGGTCAGCATAATGTTTTAAATGCTCTGGCTGCTATCGCCATTGCTGATGAAGTTGGGGTACCATTTGATATTGCCGCCCAAGCTTTAGCTTCTTTTGCTGGTGTTGGTCGTCGTTTTGAAATAAAAGGTGAAGCTCAAGATGTTTTAGTTGTAGATGACTATGGGCATCATCCCGCCGAAATACGTGCAACACTGCGCGCTGCTCGTGAATCATATAATCGACGATTGGTAGTTGCGTTTCAACCACATCGCTATACGCGAACCCGTGATCTTGGCGAAGAATTTGCTACGTCCTTTAATGATGCGAACGTACTTTTACTTGCTGATATTTATGCAGCCAGTGAAACACCAATTGTTGGGGTTACTAGCGAGAGATTAGTTGAAAATATAAAAGTTCATGGTCATCAAGATGTTCATTATGTGGCTGGTATTGAAAATATGGCGCATCAGCTTGCACAGATAGTGCAGCCAGGTGACCTGGTAATCACTTTAGGTGCTGGCAATATTTGGCAAAGTGGTGAAGAATTACTCAGGTTACTCGCAACAGAATCATTACAACCACAGCTAAAGGGATAA
- a CDS encoding FtsQ-type POTRA domain-containing protein: protein MTSASRRVYIPRPRSKIHNRRITNRTAVGNKPRIANFKVKIKFGLWLFGTVALVGVAIAAYYMGREFIGGQHLIVHKLEIVGNQRADTKELAALAGINIGENLLTIDLDNIAEQVLHHPWVASAQVRRRLPDKVIIELNEHKPAIIVSVGGVYLANNSGQLFKRLVAQDNIELPVFTGLSRVELEQHPEQSANKVKQAIALVQSYSNTADSSMILDEVHFDSYLGWSIVTGPYTQDAKNTTRLFLGFAPLSRLEAAIAAMKAVRGKGARPATIYADAKKNPNRIQVKLTATPQTSKRTVIATAQ from the coding sequence ATGACTAGCGCTAGCAGACGTGTGTATATTCCTCGACCACGCTCAAAGATCCATAACCGTAGAATTACCAACAGAACCGCGGTCGGCAACAAACCGCGAATAGCTAATTTTAAAGTAAAAATAAAATTTGGCCTTTGGCTATTTGGTACGGTTGCATTAGTAGGTGTAGCCATTGCTGCATATTATATGGGTCGCGAATTTATCGGTGGACAACATCTTATTGTTCATAAATTAGAAATTGTTGGTAATCAACGTGCCGATACTAAAGAGCTAGCAGCTTTGGCTGGTATAAATATTGGAGAGAATCTTTTAACTATTGATCTCGATAATATTGCCGAACAAGTTTTACATCATCCATGGGTAGCATCAGCGCAAGTACGCCGTCGCTTGCCTGATAAAGTTATTATTGAGTTAAATGAGCATAAACCAGCGATTATTGTTAGTGTTGGTGGGGTTTATTTAGCTAATAATTCTGGTCAATTATTTAAGCGATTAGTTGCGCAAGATAATATTGAGCTGCCAGTGTTTACTGGATTGTCACGTGTTGAATTAGAGCAACATCCTGAACAAAGCGCTAATAAAGTAAAACAAGCTATTGCTTTAGTTCAGAGCTACAGTAATACCGCAGACAGTTCAATGATATTAGATGAAGTGCATTTTGACAGTTATTTAGGTTGGAGCATTGTCACTGGACCGTATACGCAAGACGCAAAAAATACGACACGCTTGTTTTTAGGTTTCGCACCATTAAGTCGGCTTGAAGCGGCTATTGCTGCTATGAAAGCAGTTCGTGGCAAAGGTGCGCGACCAGCAACAATTTATGCAGACGCAAAGAAAAACCCCAACCGAATTCAAGTAAAGTTAACAGCAACACCGCAAACATCAAAGCGAACAGTCATCGCCACAGCGCAATGA
- the ftsA gene encoding cell division protein FtsA, with amino-acid sequence MAHTDELIVGLDIGTTKICCIVGEPNESGGIDIVGIGTHPSRGLRKGVVINIEATVASIKQAIQEAELMAGCEITHVYAGISGGHIKGQNSTGIVAVKEKEVTQADIDRVIDAARAIAIPLDREVIHVLPQEFIIDDQDGIREPLGMSGVRLEAKVHIVTGAVTSAQNIVKCAQRCGLSIADIVLEQLASSDAVLSQDEKDLGVALIDIGGGTTDLAIWSEGSIVHTSVLAVGGDHITNDIAVGLRTPMDDAERIKQKHGCAMSSLIERDETIEVPSVGGRKPRVLARQILTEIIEPRVEEMFSLVQQEIHRTGYEDLLASGVVITGGATMLPGIAELAEDILGLPVRLGVPQSIGGLVDVVKSPIFATCVGLVQYGRAHEGQKHFKVREENVYARVRQRMRSWFGEMF; translated from the coding sequence ATGGCACACACAGATGAGCTGATTGTCGGCCTCGATATCGGCACCACTAAAATCTGCTGCATCGTTGGTGAACCCAATGAATCCGGTGGTATCGATATTGTCGGTATTGGTACACATCCATCAAGGGGATTACGCAAAGGTGTAGTAATTAATATCGAAGCCACCGTGGCATCGATAAAACAAGCAATTCAAGAAGCTGAGTTGATGGCTGGTTGTGAAATCACGCATGTCTACGCGGGTATTTCGGGGGGTCATATTAAAGGACAGAATTCAACCGGGATTGTTGCAGTCAAAGAAAAAGAAGTAACACAAGCTGATATCGATCGTGTAATTGATGCAGCTCGTGCTATTGCAATACCGCTTGATCGTGAAGTTATTCATGTTTTGCCTCAAGAGTTTATCATTGATGATCAAGATGGTATTCGTGAGCCGCTTGGTATGAGTGGGGTGCGTCTTGAAGCAAAAGTGCATATTGTTACTGGTGCGGTAACTAGCGCACAAAATATTGTCAAATGCGCACAACGCTGTGGCTTAAGTATTGCTGATATTGTACTTGAGCAATTGGCATCAAGTGATGCAGTGCTATCGCAAGATGAAAAAGACCTTGGCGTGGCTTTAATTGATATAGGTGGCGGTACTACTGATTTAGCAATTTGGAGTGAAGGTTCAATTGTGCATACATCAGTTTTGGCTGTTGGTGGCGATCATATTACTAATGATATTGCTGTGGGTTTACGCACACCCATGGATGATGCTGAACGTATTAAACAAAAACATGGCTGTGCGATGAGTTCCTTAATCGAGCGTGATGAAACTATCGAGGTGCCTAGCGTGGGTGGTCGCAAACCGCGCGTACTTGCACGTCAGATTTTAACAGAAATTATTGAGCCACGTGTTGAAGAAATGTTTTCTTTAGTGCAACAAGAGATACATAGGACTGGTTACGAAGATTTGTTAGCTAGCGGTGTGGTCATTACTGGTGGTGCTACAATGTTACCGGGTATAGCTGAGTTGGCAGAAGATATTCTTGGGCTTCCAGTTCGGCTTGGGGTTCCACAAAGTATTGGTGGTTTGGTTGACGTCGTAAAAAGTCCAATTTTTGCTACTTGCGTGGGATTAGTGCAGTATGGAAGGGCTCACGAAGGGCAGAAGCATTTCAAGGTAAGAGAAGAAAATGTCTATGCCAGGGTACGCCAACGAATGCGCAGTTGGTTTGGCGAGATGTTTTAG
- the ftsZ gene encoding cell division protein FtsZ: MIELEDIGAHQAVIKVIGVGGGGGNAINTMIESNISGVEFAAANTDRQALNNNLATSKLQLGQNLTRGLGAGANPDIGREAALEDREQIAAMLEGADMVFITAGMGGGTGTGAAPVIASIARSIGALAVGVVTKPFFFEGNRRRRHAEAGIIALRDEVDTLITIPNQRLLAITEATTSMLHAFKKVDEVLLNAVKGISDLITFHGIVNVDFADVRTIMNDQGMALMGTGSARGEKRAIDAATQAVSSPLLEDVAIDGATGVLINVTGGPSMTLHEIHQASSLIQEAADEDANIIFGSVIDETMGDDLKVTVIATGFDKSQKKGANKPAMNLPKDVQDIPTIIRNRWEQEKFAKVRACGETLRIDATDDTYDIPAFLRRKAE; encoded by the coding sequence ATGATTGAGCTCGAAGACATTGGTGCACATCAAGCGGTTATCAAAGTCATTGGTGTTGGTGGTGGTGGTGGTAATGCCATTAACACAATGATCGAATCAAATATTTCCGGTGTTGAATTTGCTGCGGCAAACACCGACCGGCAAGCATTAAACAACAATCTTGCCACTTCAAAACTGCAGCTTGGGCAGAATTTAACCCGCGGTCTTGGAGCCGGGGCAAATCCTGATATTGGCAGAGAAGCGGCTCTTGAAGATCGTGAGCAAATTGCCGCGATGCTTGAAGGCGCTGATATGGTGTTTATAACCGCGGGTATGGGTGGTGGTACAGGCACCGGCGCTGCACCAGTTATTGCTTCAATTGCGCGGTCTATAGGTGCATTAGCAGTAGGTGTTGTCACTAAACCATTTTTCTTTGAAGGCAATCGTCGACGACGTCATGCTGAAGCTGGCATTATTGCTTTACGTGATGAGGTCGATACCCTTATTACCATTCCTAATCAACGCTTATTGGCAATAACCGAAGCAACTACTTCGATGCTGCATGCCTTTAAAAAGGTCGATGAGGTTTTACTTAATGCCGTCAAAGGTATCAGTGATTTGATTACTTTTCATGGCATTGTTAACGTCGATTTTGCTGATGTACGTACCATTATGAACGATCAAGGCATGGCTTTGATGGGTACTGGCAGTGCACGTGGTGAAAAACGCGCTATCGATGCTGCGACACAAGCGGTGTCTTCGCCATTGCTTGAAGATGTCGCAATTGACGGCGCCACGGGGGTGTTAATTAATGTAACTGGTGGTCCTTCGATGACGTTGCATGAAATTCATCAAGCTTCGAGTCTGATTCAAGAGGCAGCTGATGAAGACGCCAACATAATTTTCGGCTCAGTTATTGATGAGACTATGGGAGATGATCTCAAAGTAACAGTCATTGCTACTGGCTTTGATAAGAGTCAAAAGAAGGGCGCCAACAAACCCGCAATGAATCTGCCCAAAGACGTTCAAGATATCCCAACAATTATTCGCAATCGTTGGGAGCAAGAAAAGTTTGCCAAGGTGCGTGCATGCGGTGAAACTTTACGTATTGATGCTACTGACGACACTTATGACATCCCCGCATTTTTACGGCGTAAGGCTGAGTAA
- a CDS encoding ribbon-helix-helix protein, CopG family, with protein sequence MSQLLRTTVYLDNELHRALKLKAAETGANISGLINDAVRQLLTEDLGDLTVVTERAKEPTRAFEDFLGELARDGLI encoded by the coding sequence ATGAGTCAGTTACTAAGAACAACAGTTTATCTTGATAACGAACTGCATCGCGCTCTTAAGCTAAAAGCCGCAGAAACTGGGGCAAATATATCAGGTTTAATTAACGACGCTGTGCGTCAGTTACTAACCGAAGATTTAGGGGATTTAACAGTAGTTACAGAAAGGGCTAAAGAACCTACTCGTGCATTTGAAGATTTTTTGGGGGAGTTAGCGCGAGATGGCCTTATATAA
- a CDS encoding type II toxin-antitoxin system RelE/ParE family toxin, with protein MALYKIFIKKSAEKELRELPNQYRSLVIQQIKKLGENPRAFGSQRLSGRNVYRIRVGQYRIIYSIFDAVLIVEVIAIGHRKDVYR; from the coding sequence ATGGCCTTATATAAAATTTTTATTAAAAAATCTGCAGAAAAAGAACTTCGCGAGCTTCCTAATCAATACCGCTCGCTTGTAATTCAACAAATTAAAAAATTAGGTGAAAATCCGCGAGCATTTGGAAGCCAACGGTTATCTGGGCGCAACGTCTATCGTATTAGAGTGGGACAATATCGCATCATTTATAGTATATTTGATGCTGTACTTATTGTGGAAGTAATTGCTATAGGTCATCGCAAAGATGTGTATAGATAG